A window of Christiangramia forsetii KT0803 contains these coding sequences:
- a CDS encoding RDD family protein, producing the protein MDNFQIETAQNISIEQNVAGIGDRILAFIVDIAIISIFMILASLIMAGINGDRGSEMMYYLVLGLPAFLYNLLWETFWNGQSPGKALLQIRVVKMDGLRPQFSNYLVRWLLRIIDISLTSGGIAVVTILLNGKGQRLGDIAAGTTVISEKKKVSIHNTLAVDLPEDYQPKYSQVTVLSDNDIQEIKNLYQDAQKTGQHHIIISLSEKVAELMDVQFEEKPMNFIQRVINDYNYFTSQ; encoded by the coding sequence ATGGATAATTTTCAAATTGAAACCGCTCAAAATATAAGTATAGAACAGAATGTTGCGGGAATAGGGGACAGAATACTGGCTTTTATAGTAGATATTGCTATAATATCGATTTTTATGATCTTAGCATCTCTCATTATGGCAGGAATTAATGGGGACAGAGGAAGTGAAATGATGTACTATCTCGTATTAGGATTACCTGCTTTTTTATATAATTTATTATGGGAAACCTTCTGGAACGGACAATCTCCCGGTAAAGCATTATTGCAAATTAGAGTTGTGAAAATGGACGGTCTAAGACCCCAGTTTTCAAATTATTTAGTGAGATGGCTCTTACGAATTATCGATATAAGCTTAACCAGTGGAGGAATTGCGGTGGTTACCATTTTATTAAACGGTAAAGGGCAAAGATTAGGTGATATTGCTGCTGGAACCACGGTGATTTCTGAAAAAAAGAAAGTTAGTATTCACAATACGCTGGCAGTGGATCTACCGGAAGATTATCAACCAAAATATTCTCAAGTCACAGTATTAAGTGATAATGATATTCAGGAGATCAAGAACTTATATCAGGATGCACAAAAAACAGGGCAGCACCACATAATTATATCTTTGAGCGAAAAGGTTGCAGAATTAATGGATGTTCAGTTTGAAGAAAAGCCAATGAATTTCATTCAACGGGTGATCAACGATTATAATTATTTTACCAGCCAATAG
- a CDS encoding peptidylprolyl isomerase, protein MFRNLSLVSFILFLFFASCEDKETSTEKGQRKSTEDLKAQKKQDSIQNARDSIFELRKKELAGESKQTKIEENSMFSIAQEQLIPTLTEYGKNNPETKIRIKTKFGNIDVQLYRDTPLHRANFIMLVKNDYFNDTFFHRIAPGFVIQGGNADNQITASNRGDVGNYLIPSEFDAGHKHTYGAFSAAKYAEQNVSKASSPFEFFIVLDKGGTPHLNNDHTVYGRVTSGMEVAEKIAQVKTGDSEWPIDNIEMDIEILQ, encoded by the coding sequence ATGTTTAGAAATCTTTCTTTAGTCTCATTTATTTTATTTCTCTTTTTTGCAAGTTGTGAAGATAAGGAAACTTCAACAGAAAAGGGTCAAAGAAAGTCTACCGAAGACCTGAAAGCGCAGAAGAAACAAGATTCCATTCAAAACGCCAGAGATAGTATTTTTGAATTACGTAAAAAAGAACTGGCCGGAGAAAGCAAGCAAACCAAAATCGAAGAAAACTCCATGTTCTCTATAGCTCAGGAACAATTAATACCTACACTTACTGAATACGGAAAGAATAATCCCGAAACTAAAATTAGAATTAAAACAAAATTCGGAAATATCGATGTACAGCTGTACAGAGATACTCCACTGCATAGGGCTAATTTTATTATGCTAGTAAAAAATGATTACTTCAATGATACATTTTTTCATCGCATTGCTCCCGGGTTTGTGATCCAGGGAGGAAATGCAGATAATCAAATAACCGCAAGTAATCGTGGGGATGTTGGAAATTATCTAATCCCCAGCGAATTTGATGCAGGGCATAAACATACCTATGGAGCATTTTCAGCAGCTAAATACGCTGAACAGAATGTAAGTAAAGCTTCCTCTCCATTCGAATTTTTTATAGTTTTGGATAAAGGTGGAACCCCACACCTAAATAATGATCATACAGTATATGGCCGAGTTACAAGTGGGATGGAAGTTGCCGAAAAAATCGCTCAAGTAAAAACAGGGGACTCTGAATGGCCAATTGATAATATTGAAATGGATATAGAAATTTTACAATAA
- a CDS encoding NUDIX hydrolase, protein MEFEIFKNRISKLKKMPLPGEVAHRKLAPLIRINELSEIDMSKMNPQKAGVMAVFYPGIDAETRLVLILRKTYKGVHSNQIGFPGGRVEKEDLDLEATALRETEEEVGIPRTDIEVLLKLTRLYIPPSNFWVQPYLGIMEKTPTMMAQESEVEAILEVKLSDFLDDKNVITERLSTSYATNIEVPAYKLNGYVVWGATGMMLSEIRELLLKI, encoded by the coding sequence ATGGAATTCGAAATTTTTAAAAACAGGATTTCAAAGTTAAAAAAAATGCCGCTTCCCGGAGAGGTTGCACATAGAAAACTGGCACCACTAATCAGAATTAATGAACTTAGTGAGATAGATATGTCAAAAATGAATCCGCAGAAAGCAGGAGTGATGGCAGTTTTTTATCCGGGAATTGACGCCGAAACCAGGCTGGTATTAATTTTACGTAAAACTTATAAAGGGGTTCATTCCAATCAGATTGGATTTCCTGGAGGAAGAGTAGAAAAAGAAGATCTTGACTTGGAAGCCACTGCATTGAGAGAAACAGAAGAAGAAGTTGGAATTCCCAGAACTGACATTGAAGTTTTATTAAAATTGACCAGGCTTTACATACCACCTTCAAACTTCTGGGTTCAACCCTATTTGGGAATAATGGAAAAAACACCGACAATGATGGCACAGGAATCTGAGGTTGAAGCCATACTTGAGGTGAAATTAAGCGATTTTCTGGATGATAAAAATGTGATAACAGAGAGATTAAGTACTTCTTATGCCACAAATATAGAAGTGCCTGCTTATAAACTTAACGGATATGTGGTATGGGGAGCAACGGGTATGATGTTAAGTGAGATACGGGAATTGCTTTTAAAAATTTAA
- a CDS encoding lysophospholipid acyltransferase family protein: MGLFKKNPFGHYLILKKWLIRLFGVLTHRRYRGFNELQIEGSGIIKNLPHTNVLFVSNHQTYFADVTAMFHVFNASLSGRVDSIKNVGYIWQPKMNIYYVAAKETMKAGFLTRIMAYAGAVTVERTWRAQGQEVKREVNPNDTENIGVALNDGWVITFPQGTTKPFKPIRKGTAHIIKNHKPIVIPIVIDGFRRSFDKKGLRIKKRGILQTFQIKEPLDIDYENESIEEIVQKLEYAIEQHSSFLKVIPKEEIDAMEDLNEQRRWGY, from the coding sequence ATGGGATTATTCAAAAAGAATCCATTTGGACACTATCTTATACTAAAAAAGTGGTTAATTCGGCTTTTCGGTGTGCTTACGCATCGTAGATATAGAGGTTTTAATGAGCTTCAAATTGAGGGTTCCGGAATCATCAAAAATTTACCACATACCAATGTTCTTTTTGTTTCCAATCATCAAACCTATTTTGCTGATGTAACGGCCATGTTTCATGTTTTTAATGCCAGTCTTAGTGGAAGGGTAGATAGTATTAAAAACGTAGGCTACATTTGGCAGCCTAAAATGAATATTTATTATGTTGCCGCTAAGGAAACTATGAAAGCTGGATTTTTAACCCGGATCATGGCTTATGCGGGCGCAGTGACCGTAGAGCGTACCTGGAGGGCCCAGGGACAGGAGGTAAAGCGCGAAGTGAATCCCAATGATACAGAAAATATTGGTGTAGCCCTGAATGATGGATGGGTGATCACATTTCCACAGGGAACTACCAAGCCATTTAAACCAATTAGAAAAGGGACAGCGCATATTATCAAAAATCATAAACCAATAGTCATTCCGATTGTTATTGATGGTTTTAGACGATCTTTTGATAAAAAAGGGCTTCGAATTAAAAAACGTGGAATTCTACAAACATTTCAGATCAAGGAACCTCTGGACATCGATTATGAGAATGAAAGTATTGAAGAAATCGTTCAGAAACTAGAATATGCTATTGAGCAACATTCTTCTTTTCTTAAGGTAATTCCTAAAGAAGAAATTGATGCCATGGAAGATCTCAATGAACAACGCCGTTGGGGATATTAG